DNA sequence from the Desulfosporosinus sp. Sb-LF genome:
CGATATCCCATCGTGCTCTGATTATTTTAAACAATGTCTTGAGCGCCATATCCATGCAAGTTGTTATAATCATGATTTGTGTGCGCTTCTTGTTCTTATGTTTTAGTGCAAATTTTACAAAACGTAGCGGTTGTTCTACGTTGTCCATTGTAAATGTTGACTCGTAAACTTCTACTTTCTCAAATCCCTTTTCATCTTCCCAGATATCAACTGCATCTAACTTATTCGTCTTCTTTTTGGCTAACCGCAAACTCTTATTATTATTGTTTTTTGCCCTGACAATTGTATCAATACCAAGACTTCTACAGTGGTTCATCCAGGTTGAATTACAGGCAAGAGCATCATAAACCACAACATCAATTAACCTCTTATGACTATTCACTACGTTTGATTAGTCTCTTACCTACGTTCAGCTCTCCTTCATCCTTTGAAGTAGCATCTTGTCCAGGTTTGTACATCTCAAAGCCAATAACCAATTTGGGACCCATCCCTACCGTTGACATTACAGCGCCACTGTGAAAGCAATGAATCTTTTTCCCCTTGGTGTTTTTCAAGCATTCTGGACAACTTTTCTTATTGCTTCCGAAAAATTTTGTTCCATCAATTGCAGCCACAGTATAACCGTCAATTGTTCCGTCTACAAAAACCTTATTCTCAACTGACTTCTTTATAATGTGATAATTAATTTGGTTCAGGCCGTTTATATCAATGACTTTAAGCGTGTCTCTGATCGCATCAATCTGAGGCAGTTTTGTTCCTCCGGGAAACAGTTTACTAAACTCATGATTTTTTATCATAAAATTTAATTCATTAAAGCTTTGCACCCTAAGCAAAAAACCAAAAGCACAGGCAAAATAACTTGACCTGTGCTATAAGTTGGGTTAACTCTTCCGTCAGAAAGTTTATTCAAGAAACGATCAACGTGGTAAACATTCTTCATATAGTTTACTAATTTTGCAAAATAGTTTTTCCTCATTTCATCCTCTCTTCCCTTCAATTTTATCAGAAAGAGAGGGCTGACAAAACACAAAAAACTCCGAATTTGATACACTTTTGAAATCGGTAGAAATACCAGCGAAATCAATGGGTTGACAGTGGTAGAGGCTAAAGTACTGCCTTTTTTCACTACATAGACTTGGTTTGCTGGAGGTGGAACAGGAGCTGGCATTGGGCAATGATGCTGCATTACTGGTTCCTCACACGGTGGGCAAGGTGCCGGGCAACAGGGATCCATATCGGGGTGTTGATACATACCCGGTGCACCATGCATCCCTTCCATTTCGGGCATCATTCCGCCCATACCAGGTGCGAAATTCGGATTATAAGCAACGGAACGTAATTCCATATTATTTTCCTCCTTAACTATATAAAGCTTTTGTTAGCTTTAATGTCAGCCTTCTTTTGCCTTTCTTTTTTACCATCAGTGATGATGGCCCCATCCATATGGAGGGATGAGAACTATAGGACATGAGGATGTCCCCAATAACCGGGATACCCCATACCGTTTTCGTAATATCCGCCATGCCCCCAGTATCCTGGGTGCCCATATCCTACACCATAACGATACATAATGATTTTAGCTCCCTTTGCCTTATTTATATACCATAATACGGAAACAGGAGTTTGTCATGTGCTGCTAAAATAGCCCTACTTCCGTTGATTATTTCACTAATTTTTCCTTTACTAAATATCCAAGCCCCTCGGTGTATTCTCCTTTACCCAGACACCTAATCCATGCAACACACCATTCAGTAAGCCGCCGTGTATGCCTAAAGGAACCTAAACCTCGAGTTTACGCTCATATTTAGGTTCTTCTTCAATGAATTTTGTTTTTATGACGCTCTGACAGGACAAATTCCACTTTTTCCATTATATTCATAGTATAAGGTATTACTGGAAAGGGAGGAAATGAAAATGGCATTTGGTAACGAAGATGGAGCAGCTTGCGGTTGTGGATGTGATCATGGAAGAGGCTTTGGCGCAGGGATCGCAGCAGTTGTAATTATAATTCTTCTTCTGATCGCAATGGGTATCGTATTCTAAATTAAGAAAGGTGGAATTCTTATGTACGGAATGAATCAAGGAATGGGTTATGGTGGAATGAGCGGAGCATGTTGTCCTGCTCCGATTGTTCCTATGCCCGCCCCGGTTGCTCCTTATGGCGTGGGTCCTGGAGTTGGCGCAGGAGTCGGTGTAGCTATTATCGCAGTGGCAATTTTGATTCTTATCGCTTTAGGCGTAATATTCTAAAAATTCTTATTCTGACCATCAAGTTATAAGGAGGTATTTACTGATGCATAGTTGTGTGAAACCGATTTGTTGCCCCCCCGAATATTGCGTACAAGATCATTACGCCCAAAGAATGGTCCCAGTTATTCATCCGGTCGTAATAATCAATCGCCAAAATGTTATCGATGTTCCCCAGCACTATTATCAAGCGACCACACAAAACGTGGTAGTTAACCATGGTTTTCAAGCTCAAGGTTTACCCGGTTATCCAGTTAATCAAGGTATCGCTAATCGCCGTTTCTTCTTAAGATAAACCGCTTAGCAACTTTGTATCTAAACAAGAAATATTTGATGTAAGAACGTTAGACGCCTCTTTATAAATAGGCTCGGCAGTATTTTCGTTACTTACTGCCGAGCCTATCTTCTTATTCTAACCTCACCCATGAGAACCAATCCGTCAACACACCATTCAAAGCAGCCGGGTGTACAGGTTTTTCATGTCACGTTGAGACGGGGCCAATTCCTACTGTTGACATGACAGCACCACTATGGAAATTATGTGTCTTCTCACCTTTGGGATTTTTCAAGCATTCTGGACAGCTTTTCTTGTTGCTCCCGAAGAATTTTGTTCCATCGATCGCAACCACAGTATATCCATCAATTGTTCCGTTTTCGAGAACCTTATTCTCTACTGCCTTTTTGACGATGTGAAGATTGATTTGTTTTAGTCCGTCTATATCAATTACTTTAAGTGTATCTCTGATCGCATCAACCTGCGGTAGCTTTGTTCCTCGGGGAAACAGTTTACTAAATTCATTATTTTTTATCATCAAATTTAGTTCATTAAAGCTCTTAATCCTAAGCAAAAAACCAAAAAGCACAGGCAGAATTACTTGACCTGTTCTATAAGTGGGGTTAACTCTTCCGTCAGACAGTTTATTCAAACGACGATCAACGTGGTAAACATTTCTCATATACCTTACCAATTTTGCAAAGTAGTTATTTCTCATCTCATCCTCTCTTCCCCTCTGATTTTAGCAGAAAGAGAAGTCTGATATAAGCTTTAATGACTCCGAATTTGATACATTTTGAAATCGGTATAAATGCCAGTGACATCAATGCTTTGACTGTGGCAGAGGCTAAAGTGTTGGCCTGAATACTGTTCATTGTTTGACCCTCCCCTCTTACCGTTTCAACAGCGCAGCCCCTGCAATACCGGGATTGGTCATCTCATACGTGTTTAGGATAACATCGAGTTCTGCTTTCGTCAGAACGCGTTTTTCCAGGCAAATGTCGCGGACTGGTCGGCCACATTTGATCGCCTCTTTGGCTACGCTTGATGCCACGTCGTAACCCACGTGGGGATTAATAGCCGTTACGATGCCGACGCTGTTTTCCACCATTTCGCGGCAACGTTCGACATTCGCGGTGATGCCCACGACACAGCGGTCCCTGAAGACACGTGACACGTTACGCAGGATGTCCAAGGATTGGAGCAAATTAAAGACCACGACCGGTTCCATGACATTGAGTTCCAGTTGTCCGGCCCCACACGCCAACGCGATCGTAAAATCATTCCCCTGAACCTGAAATGCTATTTGATTGACAACTTCCGCCATCACCGGATTGACCTTTCCCGGCATGATGGAGGAACCTGGTTGCATAGGTGGCAGATTAATTTCATTGAATCCGGTACGTGGGCCAGAGGCCATCAGGCGCAGATCATTCGCTATTTTGGAAAGATTGATAGCTAAGGTTCGTAACGCCCCGGAA
Encoded proteins:
- a CDS encoding spore coat protein D, with product MHSCVKPICCPPEYCVQDHYAQRMVPVIHPVVIINRQNVIDVPQHYYQATTQNVVVNHGFQAQGLPGYPVNQGIANRRFFLR